From a single Bacillota bacterium genomic region:
- a CDS encoding ATP-binding protein, whose amino-acid sequence MMDQNTLRKLHEMKLSAMADAYRQQLEDPAMKELLFEERFGLMVDAEWSRRKSNHLKKLIHQAEFNIPNAAIEDIEYHADRKLNKEQITRLSTCNYIAEKHNLIILGASGAGKTYLSCAFGMAACRNFYSVKYIRLPDLLNELAVARGEGIYKKVMKQYKKVCLLILDEWLLMPLTSTEARDLLEIVEARHQKGSTIFSSQFSPAGWHQKIGEDTLADAILDRIVHDSYTIFIDGEESMRKRKGIQE is encoded by the coding sequence ATGATGGACCAAAACACGCTCAGAAAACTGCACGAAATGAAGCTGTCAGCTATGGCGGACGCATACAGGCAACAGCTGGAGGACCCGGCGATGAAGGAGCTCTTGTTTGAGGAACGATTCGGCCTGATGGTCGACGCCGAGTGGAGCCGCCGTAAGAGCAACCACTTGAAAAAGCTGATCCATCAGGCGGAGTTCAACATCCCGAACGCCGCGATCGAAGACATCGAATATCATGCCGACCGGAAACTGAACAAAGAGCAGATTACCCGGCTTTCCACCTGCAACTACATCGCCGAAAAACACAACCTCATCATTCTAGGCGCGTCAGGTGCCGGCAAAACCTATCTCAGCTGCGCCTTCGGCATGGCGGCCTGCCGCAACTTCTATTCGGTCAAATACATCCGCCTACCCGATCTTCTGAACGAGCTGGCCGTCGCCCGCGGCGAGGGAATTTACAAGAAGGTCATGAAGCAGTACAAAAAGGTCTGCCTGCTGATTCTAGACGAATGGCTGCTGATGCCGCTGACCAGTACCGAGGCCAGGGACCTGCTTGAAATCGTGGAGGCCCGGCATCAGAAAGGCTCGACCATCTTCAGTTCCCAGTTTAGCCCGGCCGGCTGGCACCAGAAGATCGGCGAGGATACGCTGGCCGACGCAATCCTCGACCGCATCGTCCACGATTCCTACACCATCTTCATCGACGGCGAGGAATCCATGCGTAAACGCAAGGGCATTCAGGAGTAA